A genome region from Triticum aestivum cultivar Chinese Spring chromosome 2B, IWGSC CS RefSeq v2.1, whole genome shotgun sequence includes the following:
- the LOC123045557 gene encoding uncharacterized protein isoform X1: protein MLLRSVRSHRRDPAPVAVALCLFITSSFADLLLSFPLPLPHDPRAATGLSLPVTARLRLSQRIPHRQVPSRTPGRAVRAAASFRRRPTPSTSLSQSSHAATSLPRHSAAVLLPPQRRASADAQHLSCSTSRGPADATPPAASILHSIASLPVQGIDHVLLTGSVVEVLLQQKYKVRIPTSLEMHPHLTLHRHPMCAEIIEEFQKCHVDHPIKKFFGECTDLKIKLDRCFRQEKAVKRKANFEESKKFKERLQAYKKEMAEKENES from the exons ATGCTCTTACGGTCCGTGCGGAGCCACCGGCGAGACCCAGCGCCGGTCGCGGTCGCCCTTTGCCTTTTCATCACCTCTTCCTTCGCCGACTTACTACTCAGTTTCCCCCTTCCACTCCCTCACGATCCCCGCGCCGCGACAGGCCTCTCCCTTCCGGTTACAGCGCGGCTACGCCTCAGCCAACGGATCCCGCATCGTCAAGTCCCCAGCCGCACTCCAGGCCGCGCCGTCCGGGCTGCCGCGAGCTTCCGCCGACGCCCCACGCCGTCGACGAGCCTCTCCCAGTCGTCCCACGCCGCTACGAGCCTCCCCCGCCATAGCGCTGCTGTGCTGTTGCCCCCGCAGCGACGAGCTTCCGCCGACGCCCAGCACCTGTCTTGCTCGACCTCCCGCGGTCCCGCCGACGCCACGCCTCCTGCCGCGTCAA TTCTCCATTCGATTGCAAGTCTGCCTGTGCAAGGTATAGATCATGTTTTACTGACAGGATCAGTGGTAGAGGTACTGTTACAGCAGAAATATAAG GTTCGCATTCCTACATCTTTGGAAATGCATCCTCATCTAACCCTACACAGGCATCCTATGTGTGCTGAG ATTATCGAAGAATTCCAGAAGTGCCATGTGGATCACCCCATCAAAAAATTCTTTGGTGAATGCACAGATCTTAAGATTAAGCTTGATCGGTGCTTCCGGCAGGAG AAAGCTGTGAAGAGAAAGGCAAACTTTGAAGAGAGCAAGAAATTTAAAGAAAGGTTGCAGGCTTATAAAAAGGAAATGGCTGAGAAAGAAAATGAATCATAA
- the LOC123045557 gene encoding COX assembly mitochondrial protein 2 homolog isoform X4 — protein sequence MHPHLTLHRHPMCAEIIEEFQKCHVDHPIKKFFGECTDLKIKLDRCFRQEKAVKRKANFEESKKFKERLQAYKKEMAEKENES from the exons ATGCATCCTCATCTAACCCTACACAGGCATCCTATGTGTGCTGAG ATTATCGAAGAATTCCAGAAGTGCCATGTGGATCACCCCATCAAAAAATTCTTTGGTGAATGCACAGATCTTAAGATTAAGCTTGATCGGTGCTTCCGGCAGGAG AAAGCTGTGAAGAGAAAGGCAAACTTTGAAGAGAGCAAGAAATTTAAAGAAAGGTTGCAGGCTTATAAAAAGGAAATGGCTGAGAAAGAAAATGAATCATAA
- the LOC123045557 gene encoding uncharacterized protein isoform X3, translated as MLPAQQLARHPVPCRSCCPLPIEPSYRSRQTPPSPPRRLPAPTTGPAPRILPKPQLSQISPVVYCCCALQISLTLAPLWQFSIRLQVCLCKVRIPTSLEMHPHLTLHRHPMCAEIIEEFQKCHVDHPIKKFFGECTDLKIKLDRCFRQEKAVKRKANFEESKKFKERLQAYKKEMAEKENES; from the exons ATGCTTCCGGCCCAACAGCTAGCCCGTCACCCTGTGCCCTGTCGCTCGTGCTGTCCTCTTCCAATCGAGCCGAGCTATCGATCCAGAcaaacgccgccgtcgccgccgcgccgcctgcccgCCCCCACGACTGGCCCGGCCCCGCGGATTCTGCCCAAGCCCCAGCTCAGCCAAATCTCTCCTGTAGTTTACTGTTGCTGCGCCCTACAGATATCACTAACACTTGCTCCTCTGTGGCAGTTCTCCATTCGATTGCAAGTCTGCCTGTGCAAG GTTCGCATTCCTACATCTTTGGAAATGCATCCTCATCTAACCCTACACAGGCATCCTATGTGTGCTGAG ATTATCGAAGAATTCCAGAAGTGCCATGTGGATCACCCCATCAAAAAATTCTTTGGTGAATGCACAGATCTTAAGATTAAGCTTGATCGGTGCTTCCGGCAGGAG AAAGCTGTGAAGAGAAAGGCAAACTTTGAAGAGAGCAAGAAATTTAAAGAAAGGTTGCAGGCTTATAAAAAGGAAATGGCTGAGAAAGAAAATGAATCATAA
- the LOC123045557 gene encoding uncharacterized protein isoform X2: MLLRSVRSHRRDPAPVAVALCLFITSSFADLLLSFPLPLPHDPRAATGLSLPVTARLRLSQRIPHRQVPSRTPGRAVRAAASFRRRPTPSTSLSQSSHAATSLPRHSAAVLLPPQRRASADAQHLSCSTSRGPADATPPAASILHSIASLPVQGIDHVLLTGSVVEVRIPTSLEMHPHLTLHRHPMCAEIIEEFQKCHVDHPIKKFFGECTDLKIKLDRCFRQEKAVKRKANFEESKKFKERLQAYKKEMAEKENES; encoded by the exons ATGCTCTTACGGTCCGTGCGGAGCCACCGGCGAGACCCAGCGCCGGTCGCGGTCGCCCTTTGCCTTTTCATCACCTCTTCCTTCGCCGACTTACTACTCAGTTTCCCCCTTCCACTCCCTCACGATCCCCGCGCCGCGACAGGCCTCTCCCTTCCGGTTACAGCGCGGCTACGCCTCAGCCAACGGATCCCGCATCGTCAAGTCCCCAGCCGCACTCCAGGCCGCGCCGTCCGGGCTGCCGCGAGCTTCCGCCGACGCCCCACGCCGTCGACGAGCCTCTCCCAGTCGTCCCACGCCGCTACGAGCCTCCCCCGCCATAGCGCTGCTGTGCTGTTGCCCCCGCAGCGACGAGCTTCCGCCGACGCCCAGCACCTGTCTTGCTCGACCTCCCGCGGTCCCGCCGACGCCACGCCTCCTGCCGCGTCAA TTCTCCATTCGATTGCAAGTCTGCCTGTGCAAGGTATAGATCATGTTTTACTGACAGGATCAGTGGTAGAG GTTCGCATTCCTACATCTTTGGAAATGCATCCTCATCTAACCCTACACAGGCATCCTATGTGTGCTGAG ATTATCGAAGAATTCCAGAAGTGCCATGTGGATCACCCCATCAAAAAATTCTTTGGTGAATGCACAGATCTTAAGATTAAGCTTGATCGGTGCTTCCGGCAGGAG AAAGCTGTGAAGAGAAAGGCAAACTTTGAAGAGAGCAAGAAATTTAAAGAAAGGTTGCAGGCTTATAAAAAGGAAATGGCTGAGAAAGAAAATGAATCATAA